A stretch of Sulfurimonas xiamenensis DNA encodes these proteins:
- a CDS encoding ion transporter, whose amino-acid sequence MYSKIKSVVESKSFVNFITYLIILNGITMGLETSKEFVASFGLFASLFNTFVISIFTIEIVLRIYVNRISFFKDPWSLFDFTIVAISLVPLSAGFEILRVLRVLRLFRLVTVVPQMRKIVSALISVIPGMLSIAALMSLFFYIFAIMATQLYSEKFPQWFGTLGESFYTLFQIMTLESWSMGIVRPIMEVYPLAWIFFVPFIFVVTFVMINLIVAIVVDAMSIINKEEEEHIVEEVHVAENHTNSELAMLREEIAELKSLLKANIKS is encoded by the coding sequence ATGTACAGCAAAATCAAATCAGTAGTTGAGAGCAAAAGCTTTGTAAATTTTATAACCTATCTCATTATTTTAAATGGCATAACGATGGGATTGGAAACTTCAAAAGAGTTTGTAGCAAGTTTTGGTTTATTTGCTTCACTGTTTAACACATTTGTTATCTCTATATTTACCATAGAGATAGTTTTAAGAATCTATGTTAACAGAATATCGTTTTTTAAAGACCCGTGGAGTCTTTTTGATTTTACAATAGTTGCTATTTCCCTTGTTCCGCTGAGTGCAGGATTTGAAATCTTAAGGGTTTTAAGAGTACTTAGACTCTTTAGGCTGGTCACAGTCGTACCGCAGATGAGAAAAATAGTCTCGGCTCTTATAAGCGTTATCCCCGGCATGCTCTCCATCGCCGCGCTAATGAGTCTCTTCTTTTACATCTTTGCAATTATGGCTACACAACTCTACTCCGAGAAATTCCCCCAATGGTTTGGAACGCTCGGCGAATCTTTCTACACCCTTTTTCAAATTATGACGCTGGAGTCTTGGTCTATGGGAATCGTACGCCCAATCATGGAAGTTTACCCGCTGGCATGGATCTTTTTTGTGCCGTTTATCTTTGTAGTTACTTTCGTTATGATAAACCTTATAGTTGCCATAGTAGTTGACGCCATGTCAATCATAAACAAAGAGGAGGAAGAGCACATCGTAGAAGAGGTACATGTTGCCGAAAACCACACAAACAGCGAGCTGGCAATGCTAAGAGAAGAGATAGCGGAGCTAAAAAGTCTGCTAAAAGCAAACATAAAAAGTTAA
- a CDS encoding Y-family DNA polymerase: MKIHIDIDCFFVSAARIKEPNLEGKPVAIGGRSDTKIFNKDAKEQSVNFENSGSFVPTFYKAYEKSDDDINAFKDADGRVRGILTTSSYEARAYGIKTAMSIREALTLCSHLIIKAPDMSLYQKLSHELHDFLSSKIPLVEQASIDEFYGDLSGWIDDEDIPRFIDDLRHEIKEVIKLPVSIGAASTRYIAKLATSHAKPFGCRAVYLHELDDFIEKIPVGEFAGIGKSMKAKLQSAQIHTLGEIKRRRGTLESWGPYAKELYARVCGTSDDKIHTKHKRKSIGISRTFDPIYNRNELKRRVHVLARHLSFAILKLKVIPTVFHLSINYEMSQKSHKNITLCEIFTEKKFDSLCLTLFNEADIYKRLQVIRISINCSSFTRESKKELSLLNFADEEKMQKLTEYSQNIREKYGIDMLKWGSEL; this comes from the coding sequence ATGAAAATACACATAGATATAGACTGCTTTTTTGTAAGTGCCGCGCGCATTAAAGAGCCGAATTTAGAGGGCAAACCTGTTGCCATCGGCGGGCGGAGTGATACGAAAATATTTAACAAAGATGCAAAAGAACAGAGTGTAAACTTTGAAAACTCAGGCTCGTTTGTTCCTACTTTCTACAAAGCTTATGAAAAAAGTGATGATGATATAAACGCTTTTAAAGATGCAGATGGAAGAGTTCGCGGCATACTAACCACTTCAAGTTACGAAGCAAGAGCCTACGGCATTAAGACTGCCATGAGTATAAGAGAAGCGCTCACTCTTTGTTCTCATCTCATTATAAAGGCTCCCGACATGTCGCTTTATCAAAAACTCTCACATGAGCTTCACGACTTTTTGTCGTCCAAGATTCCGCTTGTCGAGCAGGCGAGTATAGATGAGTTTTACGGGGATCTTAGCGGGTGGATAGATGATGAGGATATACCAAGATTTATCGATGATTTACGACATGAGATAAAAGAGGTTATAAAACTTCCTGTATCCATAGGAGCAGCTTCAACACGCTACATCGCCAAGCTTGCCACTTCACACGCAAAACCTTTTGGATGCAGAGCTGTATATCTTCATGAACTGGATGATTTTATAGAGAAAATTCCTGTAGGGGAGTTTGCAGGCATCGGTAAAAGTATGAAAGCAAAACTCCAAAGTGCTCAGATTCATACATTGGGAGAAATAAAAAGAAGAAGAGGAACGCTTGAGTCGTGGGGACCTTACGCAAAAGAGCTATATGCCAGAGTATGCGGAACAAGTGATGATAAGATTCATACAAAACACAAAAGAAAATCTATAGGAATATCCAGAACATTCGACCCCATTTACAACAGAAATGAGTTAAAAAGAAGAGTCCATGTCCTTGCCCGCCATCTAAGTTTTGCCATTTTAAAACTAAAAGTGATTCCCACGGTTTTTCATTTATCCATCAACTATGAAATGAGTCAAAAATCACATAAAAATATCACTTTGTGTGAAATATTTACAGAAAAAAAATTTGACTCTTTATGTTTAACTCTTTTTAATGAAGCCGATATCTACAAAAGACTGCAAGTGATTCGTATAAGCATCAACTGTTCAAGCTTTACAAGAGAGTCAAAAAAGGAGTTATCGCTTCTAAATTTTGCAGATGAAGAAAAAATGCAAAAACTAACAGAATATTCACAAAACATACGAGAAAAATACGGCATAGATATGTTGAAATGGGGAAGTGAATTATGA
- a CDS encoding DUF234 domain-containing protein, whose product MIKNRLLEQFRSFYSRNTPDDMETLIEYFSIFGGLGWEIDTTKDIDFLIEELILNNFVLLRKKVEDLTLADKGCLRLLKALAVGDRKIFSAFNRAGLNNANGGSALNFLEQKGLIKIEFSREEPARSLNPKGKLKREVARYRISHKVLFTHPFIRFWFYFVAPHAREIEASRYETFFKDFHKRRHSYTSLVFEELSEVLLNYNLRDSQILSSGSYWDANVEIDILTITKDEKVYAAECKWSNHKVNKSEWHKLLDKCKKLGIEPTQAVLFSKRGFSKELLSHQGRELSLYSANDFKVLIKSAKKEEIVNNFF is encoded by the coding sequence ATGATAAAAAATAGACTCTTAGAACAATTTCGTTCATTTTACTCAAGAAACACACCTGATGATATGGAGACGCTAATTGAATATTTTTCAATATTCGGCGGACTCGGATGGGAAATAGATACAACTAAAGATATAGATTTTTTAATAGAAGAGTTGATTCTAAATAATTTTGTGCTGCTTAGAAAAAAAGTAGAAGATTTGACATTAGCAGACAAGGGGTGTCTTCGTCTGCTCAAAGCCTTGGCTGTGGGTGATAGAAAAATATTTTCTGCGTTTAACAGAGCAGGACTTAACAATGCAAACGGTGGGAGTGCGCTTAACTTTTTAGAGCAAAAAGGGCTGATTAAAATAGAGTTCTCAAGAGAAGAACCTGCCCGCTCTTTAAATCCAAAAGGTAAATTAAAAAGAGAAGTGGCAAGATACAGAATCTCTCACAAAGTTCTCTTTACTCACCCGTTTATAAGGTTTTGGTTCTACTTTGTCGCACCGCATGCAAGAGAGATCGAAGCGAGCAGATATGAGACTTTTTTTAAAGATTTTCACAAAAGAAGACACAGCTATACCAGTCTGGTTTTTGAAGAGCTGTCTGAAGTTTTGCTCAATTACAACCTAAGAGATTCTCAGATTTTAAGTTCAGGAAGTTACTGGGATGCAAATGTTGAGATAGATATTCTTACCATAACAAAAGATGAAAAAGTTTATGCGGCAGAGTGTAAATGGTCAAATCACAAGGTCAATAAAAGCGAGTGGCATAAGCTTTTAGACAAGTGTAAAAAACTTGGCATTGAGCCGACTCAAGCTGTTCTTTTCTCTAAAAGAGGCTTCTCGAAAGAGCTTCTAAGCCATCAAGGAAGAGAACTCTCCCTCTACAGCGCAAATGATTTTAAAGTACTTATAAAAAGTGCAAAAAAAGAAGAAATAGTAAATAATTTTTTCTAA